In the genome of Arachis stenosperma cultivar V10309 chromosome 2, arast.V10309.gnm1.PFL2, whole genome shotgun sequence, the window ACAATATTAAGGCCTTTGTTCCAATGTAGTCATGTGTTCGATCCTTTCCACTTATTCTTCATAATTCTATTAAGAGCAAACATGCACTTGGATAGTTGAAAGATTTCTCTGGCATACGTTAGTTCTTTATAGTTCTTAATACTTTAGTTCTTTAttgttattcttattttttttcaaaataggtGTTGGAGATGACCTTCTAATGCGGGCGGTCGATGCTGCGGAAGATGTTAAAGGGACTGCCTGGGGAGGCGACGGCAAGGGCCAGGGCCGGGGCGGCATCACGGTTGACATGCGCTGGGGCCGGCGTAGTCAACGACGCCCCGAGGGATGGGTTGGCAGAGGCAGAGGCGGAGATggtatgttatttttttaaaaaatggacTTTcattaactataaaaaaatgGACTTTTATTAACTATGAACCCAATGCTTAGCTGGAAAATTTGCATAAAATATTAAGGTTCCAACAATCTCACCAAGGTGTCTATTCCTTCTCTTTGCTATCCCAGTCTGCTAGGGAGTTTGTGGACAAATTCATTGATGCAAAAAATTGCAATGTTACAGAAGAAGAATGGTCAAAAGAAAAGTTTTCTTTCGCATCGTCACTAATAGAGTGAGTTAGGAAAGTATCTAAGAAGTGGTTACTGATCTGTTAATACAATGGCAGTAAGAAAAATTCCATCTAGCCAACTCGGATTTTCTTAATTGGCTCAAGTGTGACCCTTTTGCCCCTCTTCATTCTATACTTAAAAAGATTTTACTTGGGTTTTAATCTCGAATTTGGCCAGTACATGATCTATTATTCGCTTAAGGTTTTGTGGAAATCCGTATTTTAACACAATATTAAGGCCTTTGTTTCCAACGTAGTCATGTGTTCGATTCTTTCCACTTATTCTTCATAATTCTATTAAGAGCAAACATGCATTCGGATAGTTGAAAGATTTCTCTGGCATATGTTAGTTCTTTATAGTTCTTAATACTTTAGTTCTTTataattattcttattttttttcaaaacagGTATTGGTGACGACCTTCTAATGCGGGCGGTCGATGCTGCGGAGGATGTTGAAGGGACTGCCTGGGGAGGTAACAGCAGGGGCGGCGTCGCGGTTACCATGCGCAGGGGACGGTGTAATCAACGCCACCTCGGGGGATTGGTTGGCAGAGGCGGAGGCGGAGATggtatgttatttttttaaaaaatggacTTTcattaactataaaaaaattggaCTTTTATTTACTATGAAACCAATGTTTAGCTGGAAAATTTGCATGAAACATTAAGGTTCCAACAATCTCAACAAGGTGTCTATTCCTTCTCTTTGCTATCCCAGTCTGCTAGGGAGTATGTGGACAAATTCATTGATGCAAAAAATTACAATGTTACAGAAGAAGAAGGGTCAAAAGAAAAGTTTTCTTTCGCATCGTCACTAATAGAGTGAGTTAGGAAAGTGTCTAGAAGAGTGCCCAAGCTAGAAGTGATTACTGATCTGTTAATACAGTGCCAGTAAGAAAAATTCCATCCAGCCAACTCGGATTTTCTTAATTGGCTCAAGTGTGACCCTTTTGCCCCTCTTCATTCTATACTTAAAAAGACTTTACTTGGGTTTTAATCTCGAATTTGGTCAGTACATGATCTATTATTCGCTTAAGGATTTGTGGGAATCCGTATTTTGACACAATATTAAGGCCTTTGTTTCCAAAGTTTTAATTTACcacaaattttttttgcaaGTTCCCATTCCTCATTACTTGGCACACTTTTATAATTGGAGTCTTTTTGTTTTAGTCGAGCAAAGACATCTCTGTACAACATGCAATTTCTAACATCACATAAGTGGAATTACATCTAGTCATACAATCaagaaataattttttggtAAAGGGAACACCTGACTTACTACACCAACTCACAAAGGTTTCATGTTTTTTACTAGTTGATGTCCAATACACTACACTATTACGAATTTTATCCACAGTTTCTTTAACTAAATTGAAACCATCCTTCACAATTAGGTTTAAAATATGAGCACAGTAACACATATGCAATAACTTACCCTCTAACAacaaataatttgaatttagaCGTCCCAACAACACATCAATCATAACATCATTTGTAGAATAGTTAATAATTTTCTATCTAAGTTCTACTCCAACAAAACTTTCATTAATGCATTAGAGAGAACTTCACTTGAATGAGGAGCAGGAACATAAgtaaaattgaaaattattataaatatatcagataaaaaaatatcacaAGTACATCAAGCATTAGAAAGCATATCTTATACTAGAAGCAAAGTTTAAGGTATTACCTCAATACTCGCATTTGCAAATTCCATGAACTATCAATGTAGTGTGCTGTAACAACCATGTATCCTTTTTCCTGGTTAGAAGTCCACATGTAAGTTGTAATAGCCACTCGACTATCATTTGCATCCATCATCTTATTTATGTTAAGCTTCTCCACTTTGTACATTTCAAGGATATCCTTCTTGATTGTGTTTCGGCTCGTCATCTTAAATGTTGGTTGCATTGAAGCAAACACTTCTCTTGTTGCAACATGGTCCACATATGACAAAGGATACTCATGCATACGAATGGACTTAGCAATCAATTTTCTTGTGTGAGATGCATCAAATAATAAAGCATCTAAACTATTCTTTCCATGTCTTTGAAGAGATTCGTCAATTGTTGATTGTCTTGAATTTGCTAATTTTATTCTCTTACAATAATAGAGCACATGTTTCTTCAAATTTGTAGTCACATTCCTTGGATTGGCACCAAGAACAGACTTACAATGGTTGCACTTTGCCTTCTATTCTTCTCCCTCTTTATATCTACTAAAGTATTGTCAATAAACACTTTTCAATAAAGATTTATTGCTATTTTCACTCGAGGCAGACTCGTCTGGAATAAAATTAGCGTTTCTTCAACAAGAGTTTCTTCTTGTTATTCTTGAACAACTATATCCATGTTGGTATTATCCATTATTGCCTACacaatagtaaaataaataattaaatattaaaaatttaagcatactgaaaaataattaaaattcagaaaaattatttatacataaaaaaaacttAGGAATCCAATTTTTATACATAAAATTTATCAAACTAAATTTACTATGTATCCAATCTACTTTCGCTCTTTCtttcaattacaaatttttctaaaaaaattaatatccTTTTATAAAAATTGGAAATTTTTTTATGACCTGACTTCAATTAATTTGAGGGCcttatttttgtatatatgaCTACTTCCTCAATGttagataaataataaatatgcaAGCTgcacattaattaatttaatttctgcaaaatCGATTATTGAAAATAAAGTTACTGGAAGCAAATGCAACTAGAAGACTAGCTATCAGTTGCAGATATATATGACCTTGATTGTTagcaaaaagggaaaaaaaaaatgaaagttcTGAGAAGCTAAGGAAATTGAGcatttatgattttaaattcAAAGCGTACAGTTATGCATGGTACCATATACACACTGACTAAAAATGTTGTTAATAATGTCACTATCTCATTGGAAGCTGtgcttaattttaaaaatattacaagatgcaatttttttttggataaaatTACAAGATGCATTTTAAGTATACTAAAGTTCTACATGTTCTTCTAgtgtttttaattattgagttcaatagtaaaattaattttaattattaatctaGTTATGATACAACTTTTTTCAataaacaattatatatataattaagatcaaTTATTGAAATTAGTCAAATTACTGTAACATTCGAAATCATAGTACATTTCAAACGTTTCCTAATATTATATACCTTGTTCATAACTATGAGAAAAAGATGATGCAaaacgtaaaaaaaatatttgaatttttaatttttttgcaattattgttaaaaaaataaaattgggttggtTGAGGAATCAACTCACTAGTTCGCTTAAGTATTGAGAATTCGAATCTCGTCGTCTTGTACATACAGCAATCCATTAGCTAGcgacaaatttttaaataaaactcatATTCGCAACGGATTAATTCTTAACTTATCAAACTATAAAAAATACCATGGCCAACCAACCAAAAAAATTAGGTCAAAGAAAGATGTTTAATTAATTGTCTTTCGCACAGtatatatattaacaaaatgagaaatgataataataatgataatgtcTCGAGATAGATAGCTccattttaataaaaatgagaGTAACTGTCCGATAATTCTCAATTTCCTTTAGCTTCTCAGAACTTTCATTTTCGCTAACAAAGACATAGTCTAAATAAATTGCTTACATATATTACATTTGCTTTGCTTtcagtaattaatttttattgtgtCAATCATGAATTCGCcggaaattaaattaattaatgcaTTTGCAGCTTtcatttgtttatttatatcatgatactattttttttaaaattaattgataaaaaataatataaataattatatttctaatatacctatttaaataaaaatggtttaattattctattaattcCTATAGTTGCAAGACTTTTAATTAAgttcttatactttttttttaattaggtttctgtactattttttttttcaattaggtttttcttagtagtaattggcttaattgTATAAGGacttaactaaaaaaaaaaagtgcaggaactcaaataaaaaaaatgtagggactcaataaaaaaaaattagtgcaaagacttaattaaaaagaaaaaaggtataaagacctaattaaaaatttcataaaactGTAAaaaccaacagaataattaaatcaataaaaaatttatttgattttttttatataaatttgtttttttatttattttatgctattttttcTAACCGAAGATCAAATTCTGAAGTTATATATATTAGTTTAGAACGATTTAAAATATACTTGGGCTTGAGGACCACACATAAACATCATTTTTCGCTAGTATTTACCTTGTACCATACATATATGCTGGCAGCCTTTGAAAGATTCTCAGCACGtactttcattttttattacaaGTAATAACCTTGCAATGATTAATTCTTCTATATTCATCTATCTATATAAACCCACTTAGATAGGGATTGATATATACATATGTATACACCAAGCATATATAAAGCATACAAAAGATAATATGGGTGGTTTAATGTTTTTGTTGGTGTTGTCTTTGAGTAGTGTTGTTATTATCCAAACAAGTGAGGGTCAGATATGTTTACCCAAGAAACATGCATCCTTATTTGTATTTGGAGATTCATTATTTGATATTGGAAACAACAATTATATCAATACAACAACTCCTTTTCAGGCAAATTATCCTCCCTATGGAATAACCCTCTTCAAGTATCCAAGTGGAAGATTTTCTGATGGACGTATGATTCCAGATGTCATTGGTGAGCActggtttttatttttttgacatTTATTATCAGAtaccattttttttaatttaaatcgaTAGGATAGGAGAAGATAACATAGATAGTTATATTtctacaatttaaaaaaaaattattctgttatttatcttatattattattttttattaaaatattattaaaattattagtaGTTAAAAATTAAGTCAGTAATAATTAGTAGttaatagataaaaatttataaaattaattaaaaatatctttataaataggcatatttataatatttttttaagtttatgctaataaaaaaaactacataaataattatggaaaagtctagggagccagcagttttattgaattttggccagcatgtaaccagcagaaaaaggtgagccattggatgaaatctcacaccattaaatcatcattgatggctaattgatggctaacaatcacaaaaattgctggcccctagcattgctcaataattatatctctatgTTATCCATAAACCATTTGACTAATGAGGAGTTAATAATGTGTGCGTAGCTGAGCTTGCAAAGTTGCCACTGGTTCCACCATATCTTCATCCTGGAAACCCTGATTTCACCTATGGAGTCAATTTTGCCTCTGGAGGCTCTGGTGCTCTGCTTCAAACTGCTCAAGGATCTGTAATAACCTCATATTTCCgtaataaaatgatattttttaaggGTATTTcgatatattttctaaaaatattatgtttattataacaactatcttttatatatatatatattgatttagcgactgattttaatttttttattttttaatatcttgACTTGTGAATTAAATATTTAAGCATAGAAATATAGAATGTAAAGTACAAGTGGTGATATGGACCACATACCATGCATGATTGTAatagaatattatattaatcaagctaaggtttttaattattttctttgttgACATATATATAGGTGATAGACCTTCACACTCAGGTGAAATATTTCAAAAATGTAAAGAAAATATTAAGGGAGAAAATAGGAAATGAAGAAGTAGAGGCACTGCTCAAAAGATCTGTGTACTTTCTCAATGTTGGAAGCAATGATTATGGTGGCCTTTTGAATGTTGCAAACTCCACCGTGAGCCTATTGCCGGTTGATAAACAACAATTTGTTGGTTTTGTCATTGGAAACCTTACAAATGCCATTAGAGTATGTAAACATATATTTTCAATATTGCTAGGTAGATATATCTTTAGTTATAAACTTGTTCATAATTATAAACTTTATTTGATATATAGGAAATTTATGAGCAAGGTGGAAGAAAGTTTGGTTTTTTAAATGTGGGTCCTATAGGGTGTTCTCCAAGCATAAGGGCTCAGAACAATGGAAGCAAATGCTTTGATGAGATTTCAGCAGTTGCAAGGTTACATAATATTGAACTCTCAAAGATGATTGTGAAGCTTAAGAAACAGCTCAATGGATTCAAATATTCAGTCCATGATTTCTATGCTTCACTTTCTCCAGTTATCAAAGATCCTTCAAAATATGGTATTATTATTCATCCTTGCGGTTCTTTTAACTTGATTCAATTGAATAATgcacaattatatttaaaaaattcttaaaattgaCATTTATTATTActgattataaaaaaaattaataaaaatattgtaataaaattcttttaataattaaatgacagttaaatatattttttaattattaaatattttttataattgattataaaaaaatatcccACTAAAATAACTGTTTAATGacttttaaaatagttttttttttttttttggcagtGACTTGAGCAGATTAGCTGGATCAAAGTTAGAATTAGtttagattaaattattaattttattaggtTCTATAATTTCACTACATTTATAATTAAGTTCTTATggcttaaaatttttcaattagattttattttaaattttataattagttttttgtcatacaaaaaatattaaaattaacaaaaaaaaaattttcaaattaaggACACCCACATTTAAGTACTAAATTTGTAAACCCGAATGtcctttcatttttaaaatattttgttaattctaaaatttttgatacaacaaaaatttaattataaaatttaaaataatataaaaattcaattaaaagctTTTAAACTACGTagacataataataattataaagcAAGTACAGCACCACTTATCCATATATAAtgctaaaatcttaaaatacaataattattattagtatatGCCCTTAATTGAAATGCATATATGttggaataatcaaaatgaaggTTTCAAAGGAGGAAGTGGGGGATGTTGTGGAAGTGGACCATTAAGAGGATTTGATGCGTGTGGTGGGAACAAAGGGATCAAAGAATATGAATTATGTGACAATCCAAATGATTATATCTTCTTTGATGCTCGTCACTTTACGGATAAAGCTAGCCAGTACTTTGCTCACCTCATTTGGGATGCCAACTACACTCTCAATAAGCCTTATAATCTCAACACACTCTTTCAACTCTCatctcaataataataatcttcAAGAGATATATATCTCCTCATTATTTGATTTACCAACTTATTTTGTTATTCTTGCATTGTCTTTTggttaattaaataaaatgtaTGTATTATTCATATATACATATGTTTTGTGTGCTGTTTAACCCTGTAATTCCATATACTCAATGAAATAAAAACGGTTATGGCTTTTATGGTACAATGCAATTTATTATCACCTTCTTTTAGTCCTTAGTCTCATAATATATATTTGTGTGCTATTTgttaaagatataattatttatattgtcTTCTTCTATCATAAATTTTTGGGATAAGTGATTTTATAATatgatatgaaaaaaaaaaaaaacacctaTGCAAAAATTAAGTTTTTAGTACGAATGGTTTACACTTGTTTAATCCATGGCCAAAATGCATAAACTTCCCTTTTAACTATAACATCCGTCacttaggtagcgtttgttttgaggtattgAGACAAAGATTGGGAGACTGAAACTCAatatcatgtttgttggtttagagactggtattaaaatttctgtctctgtccctaaactttcagtatttcagtacctccaaaaaatAGGGACACagggactaaaatttttagagatagagactgaaactttaataacatttt includes:
- the LOC130957550 gene encoding GDSL esterase/lipase 1-like, producing the protein MGGLMFLLVLSLSSVVIIQTSEGQICLPKKHASLFVFGDSLFDIGNNNYINTTTPFQANYPPYGITLFKYPSGRFSDGRMIPDVIAELAKLPLVPPYLHPGNPDFTYGVNFASGGSGALLQTAQGSVIDLHTQVKYFKNVKKILREKIGNEEVEALLKRSVYFLNVGSNDYGGLLNVANSTVSLLPVDKQQFVGFVIGNLTNAIREIYEQGGRKFGFLNVGPIGCSPSIRAQNNGSKCFDEISAVARLHNIELSKMIVKLKKQLNGFKYSVHDFYASLSPVIKDPSKYGFKGGSGGCCGSGPLRGFDACGGNKGIKEYELCDNPNDYIFFDARHFTDKASQYFAHLIWDANYTLNKPYNLNTLFQLSSQ